The genomic stretch CAATTCTACTAGCGGCGTTATAGACGCGGTAAAATTCCTAGGCGCTTCATCAGAAATCACcaattctacttctacaactacatCAGCATCTAAAACTTTAACTTCATCGACATCTTCCACAACCCCTACTGGTTTAGGCATCATTGTAGGAGACTCTGTGAACATTAATCAACACTCTAAACTTCATGAAACTCACGATCAAATACATAGCCAGAATCACATTCAAACCTACAGCAACTACGAGAGCCAAAACGAAAACTCCGATGCTGAAGACATCCCCATTTCTCCTACCCAGCTGAGAAACAGGTCAATTAGAAGAATCCACTCCATGTGCCAAACCACAAAAGAGAAGGAGTGCTACAAGATGGAAGACAACTcccatttgaaaaatacaacCATCAGTACTTTCTCAGTGACAAACGACTTGCTTCCTagaattgatgaagacgaattgTACAAAATCGTAAATGGCCAATACAACCATTTCTTTGATGAGTTCATCATTGTAGACTGTCGCTTCAACTACGAGTACGAAGGTGGCCACATCGTAGACGCCATCAACATTTCCACTAAACAGGGCTTGGAAAGCAAGTTCATGGAGTCTGATGAGTTTAGcgacaagttcaagaaaagacTTGTAGTGTTCCATTGTGAATTCAGCGTCTTTCGTGGTCCCACAATGGCCAGCCACTTAAGACGTGTAGATAGGCGCGTCAATAGCGATCGGTATCCCTACTTGAAGTACCCTGATATTGTGGTTCTAGAAGGCGGGTACAATCtgttcttctccaaataTGAACAAAGTTGTTTTCCTCGTGGTTATGTCAAGATGAAAGACGTTAACCACGAAAAGAATTGCGAAAACGAGATGCACAGAGTCAGACAGGAGAGCAAGCTTCCACGAGCTAAGTCAATCCAGTTTGACAACGAGCCCTCGGATCCTTCTTTGCCTGAATTCTACCATATGAGGTCTCATTCGTATACAACCACTAGTGGagagaagatcttgaaacGGCAAAGATCCAATTCAAAAGTTAAGACTCTTGCCCTTCCTAGTTCCAGCAGTGGACTAAGGTTAGCTAGAGCTTCCACTTTTTCGTACGACCAATCGATCTTTGCTACTCCTAACGATCTGTCTTCACCTGTTTCCTCTAACCATGGCTTTCAGTCGTCTCTGTCAATCTTTGTAGACCAAGATTTCCAGCCTCCTTCGACGTCGTTCAGATCTGGAGGGCACAGAAAGTCATGTTCTACTAATctttcgtcttcttcagcttctatTAGCTCATCATTATCGTcgatttgttcttctgaCGCTGCCTTCTCTTCTGTGGAGTCGCTTCCAGACTCTTTTTCCTCGCCTGTGGTTGAATACAATGAGTTCTTTGAtatcaagtcttccaacttAACCAATTACATGAGAAGAATGAGCACGGCTTCGACGCCTGCTTCGTCCACCTCTTCTACTAATTCTTCCAGCATTAATAATAGcatcaacaccaacaacaccaacaaaaCCAACACAAACTCTAACGCAACCATCAATGCTACTAAGACAGCAGCCAAAAAGCCCAGTGGTTCGGTTCCTGCATTGCCTATCAAAGCATCTCTCTCCAGCACTAATATCATCATTCATCAGAACACTGTCAATGTTCCCATTACAGCATTCAAGTTCCCTAGTAACATCAAACCAAAAAACAACTCCCGTCACAGTCTCAATAGACTCTCAACAGGCTGTAGCGTCTCTACCAGCAAGGCCATCACCACAACTCCCTTATTATTGCATTCGTCTCCTGTCATCAGCTCACCACTATCTACGGCTACGCCTGTTTCAACAATCGACTCCAATGCGCAACATACCTCATCCATCATTGACCCCATCAATGATACGCCCGTAGATTTCTCGGTGcctttcttctccaaaacAATTGGAGGAAGACACATAAATCACGTCAGAAAAAGATCAGGATCTTTGCTTTTGTCTGCTGGAGGACTCTACAATGTCTCTTCAGATatagatgaagttgacgaagaaCAGGACGATTTAAATCGTTCACGTTCGAAAAATTTTGGAGGCGATAGCAATGAAGAGAATGGTACTGGCAAGCCTACTCCGACGGTTTCGACAACATTCACACAAAAGAGCCCGTTTAATTAGCTTCATCTACGTAGTCTAGATCTTATACCAGGTGAGTTTCTGTTACTCCCATAAATAGCATTACGTTCCACTTTAAACGGATAATGTAACACATTAGCATACagatatcttcaagtagGCGAAAATTAAATCGACGAGATCAAGTAGACGATGATAATGAGATCATGATCATGCAATTATCATAATAGACTAGAACTACAACATATCTGTGAATAAATAAACCTATTTTTAAACATTATATAACATAACTGAAGATCTACAAACTCACCTAAAGGTTGGCAGTATTGTTGATTAACTTGATAGCAGCGTTGTTGATAGCGATGGTACCTCTTTCGACAACGTGAGATTGGAAAATAACCACATCACCTTGCTTCCATGCCAAAACCTTCAAAGTTTCACCAGGGAAAACAATTCCAGTAAATCTTGccttgatttcatcaaaaGGACcaaacttgtccaacaaaACCTTTGCAGACAAACCGTAGGTAGCCATACCGTGCAAAATAGGTCTGTCGAACTTGGCACCCTTGGCAAAGTTAGGGTCAATGTGCAATGGGTTTCTGTCACCTGTCAATCTGTACAAAGATGCCTTGTCTTCTGAGATCTTAATTTCAGTGACAAAGTCAGGAGCAGAGGTTGGAGCAGTGAAAGGAAGAGTTGCAAATTTACGTCTTTCAGCATAGGTCTTATTCTTACCTTCACACTTTCTGATAAAGAATGTGGCCTCGTTTTCAAACACAACTTCACCGGTGGTGGCATCAGTAGACTTAGAACCATGTACAACGACGGTGTTGGTGCCCTTCTGGGTAATGTTGATAGGTTGGAAGGTAGTCTTGATGGAAGCTTCAACTGGGACAGGGAACTTATGAAGCTTGATGTAGTGTTCACCATGCAACAAAAGCATAGGgttgaaattcttcaacaatcttgCGAACGTAAGCTGAGATTGGCCAGAATTGAACGTAGCCAAGTGACCAAAGGTTGGAATGACCTGGAAGTCGGCGTCGTTTTCGTAGACGTACTTCAACTCTTTAGCAGTTGCACCAAGCGCGATGTTATAGAGAATGACGTCTCTGTCATTGTAGTGCCAGACAGGGTCCACAAtgtcatcgtcatcgtcctcatcttcttcttcttcctcatcttcatcttcatcgtcgtcgCCACCAATAGCAGACAAGATCTCCATAGAAGACTCGGTGGTGCTCTTTGGGTTGGTGGAGCCCGATTCGAAgtcgatgatttcttcaatgtgAGCATTGACGAATTCAGCAGTCACGTCTGCATCAGTTTTAGCTACAACACCCTTAGATCTCTGCCATCTGGTGTTACCGATCCAGCCTCCACCgatttcaaagatttcACCGGTAACTGGAACATCTTCACTAGCCAAATAGACCAACAAAGGAGCGACAGCATCTGGGTGGTACAagttcttgtcttcttctctgaaAATAGTCAAGGTCATAGCAGTTTCAGCATGAGGAGCAACAACGTTAACCTTAATGTTGGACTTGGCACCTTCGATGGCAATGGTTTTTGTCAAACCCAAGATAGCAGCCTTGGCCGAAGAGTAGTTTGCTTGTCCGAAGTTACCATAGATACCAGAGGTAGAGGTGATGTTGATGACTCTACCGAACTTCTTCTCAGAGAAGTATGGCCAGGCCAATCTagtcaagttgaaagtACCTAACAAGTGGACCTTCTGAACTTGAATCCATTCATCGTAGCTCATCTTGGCGAAAGATCTGTCTCTCAATATACCAGCGTTGTTAACCAAGATGTCAATGGTTCCGTATTTGTCAATGACATTCTTGATGATAGCCTCGGCCTGGGTAGCAACATCATGGTGGTCTACATGGGCTTCACCACCAGCAGCCTTAATCTCTTCCACAGTCTTGGAAGCGTCTTTAAAGTCATTAACCACGACCTTGGCACCGTACCTGGCGTACCACTTGGCATACTCTTTGCCCAAACCGGCACCGGCACCTGTGATCAATACGACTCTACCCTTCAATGAAACGGTAGGAGCTCCGCTGTTATCATTAGGAGGCAATGCTCTAGCAGCTTCCGTCAAACTGAGGTAatcgttcaacaagttaGGGTGTTGATTCTTTAAGAGCTCTGGCTTCTTGGAATCATCaaagttcaagatttcgTCAAATCTCTTAGCCACAGATTCGGCAGTAAAAGATTGGTCTGGCTTGAAGAGAACACCACCAGATCTTTCCCATCTAATTTGAGAGTAAAAGCCAGcagcaatttcaaaagtttGTCCAGTAATCTCGTTGTTCTGGGAAGCCAAGTAGAGCACAATAGGAGCGACCTTTTCTGGACtcatcttttccaagataGATGGAGGCATGATAGATTCGGTCATTCTTGAACGGGCCAATGGAGCAATGGTGTTGGCAAGAATGTTGTACTTGCCACCTTCCTTAGCCAATGTCTCAGCGAAACCAAGTAAACCAGCCTTGGCAGCAGAGTAGTTGGTTTGGCCAAAGTTACCGTACAAACCAGCTGGGGAAGCAGTGTTGACGATTCTACCGTAGTTCTGCTTTCTGAAGTATGGCCAAGCAGCCTGGGTCACCTTGAAGGCACCATTGAGATGGACATCAAggacaagttggaagtcCTTCTCTTgcatcttcttgaacgagGCGTCTCTCAAGATACCGGCGTTGTTAATGACAACGTGGACGGTAccaaagttcttgacagcggtttcaacaatcttgtCACCATCAAGCACATTGTTGTAGTCGGCCACAGCAATACCTCCAGCCTTTCTGATTTCGTCAACAACGACATCAGCAGCCTTAGAGTTTCCTCCCTGACCGCTAAGAGAACCACCCAAGTCGTTGACAACAACCTTGGCGCCTCTCTTTGCGAATTCTAACGAGTATTGCTTACCCAAACCACCACCGGCACCGGTGATGATCACGACCTTGTCTTTAAAGGATAATAGAGACATGTTTAACTTCAGATATAGTGTTCAATGTGAAATCTGAATAAAATAGCGATTCTAGAGATCGGAAAAGCTGGAAAAATGGAATTGACAGCCTAAATTTTTCACGGGGGGACGAGCTCTTATATATATGGCAGATTTATACCCTAAACGGCCTGGTGTATGAGAATGCCTGGAGCAGCGAATTTTCCACTCTAGCCAAACTGTGATAATTTTGCGGGGATAcctccatagttaagatGCTTCTGTGTACAGTACGCAGCCACAAACCACTGCCTGTGAACAGGTGCGAAATCCCCGGATTCCTCATTAACCGAGGATTTATCAGAATCAGATTTCACCTCTGGCTGGTACCGAATTGATGGGGAATTTTAGACTTGTGGCACGGATGTATTCACTTTGTACTGTGATAATGTCTGCCTTTCTGTGCTTCTAACAAGCTCCAGTTAGCTGACTTTGCATCCATGCTGGCCTGCCATATGAATCTCTgattcttaactatgtgCTCTCTactctgaaaaattcgcTCTGATTTCTTCACGTTGAATTTTCCACTCTCTAACATTCACCACATATTTCACTCAATTGCCCAACCGACGGGGAACACCCGCTTCTATCACCGTATCCTAATCCATTATCCTGCCTCCGCTAACTATTTCCGTGCTGCTATTAGCCGGACATCGGCCATATGGGTTTGGTTTCAGCACGTGACATATGTCATGTTTCATGAAGCTGCCCCTCTCACTGAAGATTTATCCTTGGCTTCCGAGgcatcttctccagatttcGGATACATTCCGACGGCTTGACTTGTATGAATCAGACACGACTCATTCATATATTCTGTCAaaattgcaaccatttcatATCTCCATCTGATTCACATGGTCCCAGCTGTCAATGAGTTCTACCGGGAAAAAGACTTGCTAGCAAGGGCTCGGTTGTTACTGAATGGACAACTATTTGGCACTCTGGACGTCGGAAAACCACCCCAGATTCTTGGGTTCGATTTATTCAACTGGAAATTTCGATTCAGTTGCACGAGGTGGATCGTAACCGAAACGATCCCGGGAGCATTGAGTTAGATTCATGTTCAGGAACACCTGAAAATAGTCACATTATTAGATAGCAATGTAGTTTGTCTCCTGAATCTCTTCTGTAAGCGAGATTTCCTTCACTATTATGGCTGTATCTCTATTTGGGGGCCACATAGcatgatttcttcttgtattcCTCCGTTGGAGAAATGAATCTTGAAGTAAAAACCAAATTACCAATTTCTATCTCAATTCCGGAGGGTCGCCTGTGGTTTCGTTCATCTTATGCTGCGAAACGCATTTGAAtatttgggtgcaaaatttccTAACTTGGCGCTTAACATATTCCCCAATATACCCTGTATGAGCTTCAGACCTTGccattcttttcaaattgtttATATCAACCCCGTCTAAtgaacttttccaagtacATCTCCCCTCGGGACTCCTCAGATTTTAGTTGTGTAAATGTTTCCGAATTGAATTCCGATTCCAGCTTTGTAAGGAACAGCAAGAGGTCCCAATTGAAGATGCGTTTCCGAATGCTTCCCCGTTCCCTAAAAAGACATGTAAGAGAAGCTCTTCATTTGccgaaaagaagaacttcttttAATCTAGAAGATTACTTTCCCTCTACGGAAGATACAATTGCATCTACTGCACCAACTACATCCACTTTTTCTACCGATACTGCTATGACTATtacttctatttttaatctTGAAAGAGATATCCATCAATCACAGTTGAACAATAAAGCTGAATCAACTGTAGACACTTGTAATTCAGGATGTTCGAATTGTAGACTTAATCATATCGAACGTCTGGTTCCCGCTGATCATTCATTCAAAGACGACAAATGTGATAAACCAAATCATTCGCTGGGGGTAGGTCTTGATGCATATCCCCTTCCGGAAAACGTTCCTCGTTACgaatttgatttcaatCATGTCTTCGACAGGTGCCTAAAAGAAATCCAGGACGTCATGAAACACTTCAATGATTCTTCACATGAGGTGTCTTCTGAGCCAGGTGCTACTGAAATTTTGAATAGAGTTGCTATTCCTTATGGTAGATACCATATTGATGGGAGACTTCAAcggaaagaaagagataCAATTTTAGTgtcagattcagattcaaaGTTCAGAGCCGAAGCAACTAATCCAAGAAATAGTTATGTAGCATACGTGCTTAATGTCAACCACGCTTTCGATCATCTTTTTAATGAATTTAAAGAACTTACTGAAGTAGTTGGAAAATACATTTGTGAACTGGTTTCTGAGACTGTTGTTCAGTCTGATACTCAGTTTGAGACTAAACCTACaagccaagaagaagctacTTATCCTGTTTACGATAGTGTTGGTAGCATTGTATGTCAATTTGAACTTACGAATACAGATGGTGATAACAGCACCTCTACTATAGCACTGACTACAGCAGATACTTTCTCTATTCCcacaaacttcttcaaagaagaagtagatgattcCACTATTCCAACAGACCCAGTTCCTTGGAAAGTAGACGTCCTTCCAACGAAGACCATGCAAAAACAAACACAAAGTCAGTTTGGGCAAGAAAGCGATGTACAATCCACTTCTAATCCTATTTCTAATCCTATTTCTACTAAGGAAAACACAGAGACTACACCCgaaatgaaatctacaaCAGTCAAAAATAATATCCTTTCATGGATGCCGAGGGCTAAACTACACTGGAGGCAACAAACCCAGGCTTCTACTCATGCTCTGCAGAActacaaagaagagttcaagaagcttGAAGCTCTCATTAAAGAGCAGCACGAGCTTCTCTATGACGAGAAGCTAGACACTGCAACACGAAAAttgattcagaagaagatcctTGAATATGTTGAAAGGAAGGAGGAACTCCAGCAGAAACTCAATTCTCCCTGAGTTAGCTGATTCACACGTTGATGAGCCCATGGGCCGATGTTCCTTTCCATTTAAAGTATGGTGAATGCATCAAGCGATCGAAGAGACtaaaaaatagaagaacAAAGCAGTTTACGAGCTCCAATGGATTGCCGTATAAGGAAATTGCATCACTTTGACAGTCGGAACAGCCACCACCTGGTCCAACATAGCTGTTGGAATCCATAAGAGTATTAGAGCACGTTTCGGTACTAAAGTCTTGACTGAGGAGGAAAAAGACTCAGAGTGATCTCTTTAGGGGGCTACAAGAAAAAAGGAATTATCCTCCCAAAGGAGAGAGTCTCAGCCACCACGATCTTGCCGAGTGCGATCTTGCCGAGCACCATCTTAGAGCTAAGTAATGTGTAGAGCTAAATAATAGAAGGCCCTTACTGAATATGGGCCAAATGAACATGGCTGACCTTTGCGCTCCTCGTGCCCCAGATTTGTAATGAGGTTAATCGGCCTTGCGTCTTCGGCCGTTCTTCCTGTTAGGGGCATGGTTCCACAAATTCCATTCTGTAGAAGTCATTTGACTCATTCTGATTGACACTGGCGAGATACGTCATCGTCGCCGGTACTCGATCATACGAGTTGAACTCCGCTGGATCGGAGCTGCCGCGGTTGTCAAAGATGAATCTTTATCTCTTCTCGGGCTCTACTCTTTCGAGACTGTAGTGCTACAAGGCTTCATTGAGATTGGTTCCGAGAGATAACCAGTGCCGGTAGATGCCTAAGCTACAACTCACAATGTGAGTCTACACGGGCCAAACGTGTAGTTGAATGGTTTACGTAATGTTTACCTACACGTAGTTTTAGAAACGAAAGCGTGTTCGAGGAGTGTGGTAGCCGTTGGTGGTGACATGTGGTGGAAGCTTCTCCTGTCACTAACGGGCTGCCGGTTCTACAAGTCCTGATAACCACAGAAAAAAACCCGAAACAAATCACTAGTCACAAACTTAAACCTCTACATCCTTTTCCCCAGAGGGAAACCACGAGCGACCCCATGCTGAATGATCCTAAACCGTTTGCGTAATTAGAGTAGCAAAGGTCATCTCACCAACAGCACATACAGGCTGCCACCTTATCAGAGAGATGCAACCCGTTGGTGCAGGAGCAAAGATTGCAAAACCATAACCATAGCGACACAGCCATACCGAAAGACCACGAGCAAAAATCCAATTATATAAGTTCGAGACGATTCCTATGTCTTGATTCAATTCTGAGTATTCTTCACCAGGACCTTCAGGTTTTTCCAAATATACCCACCTATCTAAGTTTCCACCATTCCCGCTCTTACTCCTACCACCGTTGCTATTTCTGCGCTCAAgctggtaccttcttcagatttgacTATCGTTATCACTATGGTCACTATACTTGTTCACAAATTTGCTGCTAGAGGCTTGCCTCATCTCAAATACTCGCTCTTGGTCAAGACCATCAATGCCTCGGGCATGTTGGTTGTGCTCATGTTGGTTGCTATGTTGTTCTGTCGCTATATGGATCAGACTAAGAGCAAATGCTTTCATGGCGTAATACTCAACTGTGACTCCAATTCACAATTGGACTTGGAAGCCCAGATTGAGAGCCACGAAGCCTCATTTGACGTTGCTGTTACTGTAGCTCATTCTACGGGCTCCAACGCTTCTGGAGCTCATTCTGTTCCGGTGCCTCGTGTTTCGCACCCAAAGCGTTCGCAACAGGTTGCGATAGTTGAGCTCAGAACTCAAGCCTTGCGTTTGAACTATCCACCTCAGATGGAACGGTATCTCAGCAACAAGAGGCTCTACGATGGGCTCATCAGATACAAAAGACGCTCCAACCGTGTCGAGGTGCTTCCCTCCATTCCAGAGTGTACTCCGATACGCCGGTCTTTATTCGGTTAGATGTCACACGCTCTGACTTTCCGTTACAGGAACCACCATGTGCCTGTTCCTTTTGAGAAACACTTTTCTTATTTCATATCTCCACTATATTTTATGACTCCCAGTGTCTTGATGACATTCCATATTATTTTGACAATAATGCTTATTACCATTATGACGAATGTTTACCATTATGACGTTTACCATTATGACGTTTACCATTGTATAGAATTATTTCAGACTCTGCTGGCAGGTCTAATGTATACCACTGGTTGGTACACTTGACGAATAACGAACCTGATACGGAACGATTGATACATGACTAATAGAAATGAATGAACAAACTACTGTTACAATTACG from Scheffersomyces stipitis CBS 6054 chromosome 2, complete sequence encodes the following:
- a CDS encoding predicted protein, with amino-acid sequence ELVSPLFNRKPFKNLSNLMLPNMKKKLISSTKSFTRSMTAVTKSSQSFFLGSNSTSGVIDASQNENSDAEDIPISPTQSRNRSIRRIHSMCQTTKEKECYKMEDNSHLKNTTISTFSVTNDLLPRIDEDELYKIVNGQYNHFFDEFIIVDCRFNYEYEGGHIVDAINISTKQGLESKFMESDEFSDKFKKRLVVFHCEFSVFRGPTMASHLRRVDRRVNSDRYPYLKYPDIVVLEGGYNSFFSKYEQSCFPRGYVKMKDVNHEKNCENEMHRVRQESKLPRAKSIQFDNEPSDPSLPEFYHMRSHSYTTTSGEKILKRQRSNSKVKTLALPSSSSGLRLARASTFSYDQSIFATPNDSSSPVSSNHGFQSSSSIFVDQDFQPPSTSFRSGGHRKSCSTNLSSSSASISSSLSSICSSDAAFSSVESLPDSFSSPVVEYNEFFDIKSSNLTNYMRRMSTASTPASSTSSTNSSSINNSINTNNTNKTNTNSNATINATKTAAKKPSGSVPALPIKASLSSTNIIIHQNTVNVPITAFKFPSNIKPKNNSRHSLNRLSTGCSVSTSKAITTTPLLLHSSPVISSPLSTATPVSTIDSNAQHTSSIIDPINDTPVDFSVPFFSKTIGGRHINHVRKRSGSLLLSAGGLYNVSSDIDEVDEEQDDLNRSRSK
- a CDS encoding predicted protein (go_funtion oxidoreductase activity~go_process metabolism), translated to MSLLSFKDKVVIITGAGGGLGKQYSLEFAKRGAKVVVNDLGGSLSGQGGNSKAADVVVDEIRKAGGIAVADYNNVLDGDKIVETAVKNFGTVHVVINNAGILRDASFKKMQEKDFQLVLDVHLNGAFKVTQAAWPYFRKQNYGRIVNTASPAGLYGNFGQTNYSAAKAGLLGFAETLAKEGGKYNILANTIAPLARSRMTESIMPPSILEKMSPEKVAPIVLYLASQNNEITGQTFEIAAGFYSQIRWERSGGVLFKPDQSFTAESVAKRFDEILNFDDSKKPELLKNQHPNLLNDYLSLTEAARALPPNDNSGAPTVSLKGRVVLITGAGAGLGKEYAKWYARYGAKVVVNDFKDASKTVEEIKAAGGEAHVDHHDVATQAEAIIKNVIDKYGTIDILVNNAGILRDRSFAKMSYDEWIQVQKVHLLGTFNLTRLAWPYFSEKKFGRVINITSTSGIYGNFGQANYSSAKAAILGLTKTIAIEGAKSNIKVNVVAPHAETAMTLTIFREEDKNLYHPDAVAPLLVYLASEDVPVTGEIFEIGGGWIGNTRWQRSKGVVAKTDADVTAEFVNAHIEEIIDFESGSTNPKSTTESSMEILSAIGGDDDEDEDEEEEEDEDDDDDIVDPVWHYNDRDVILYNIALGATAKELKYVYENDADFQVIPTFGHLATFNSGQSQLTFARLLKNFNPMLLLHGEHYIKLHKFPVPVEASIKTTFQPINITQKGTNTVVVHGSKSTDATTGEVVFENEATFFIRKCEGKNKTYAERRKFATLPFTAPTSAPDFVTEIKISEDKASLYRLTGDRNPLHIDPNFAKGAKFDRPILHGMATYGLSAKVLLDKFGPFDEIKARFTGIVFPGETLKVLAWKQGDVVIFQSHVVERGTIAINNAAIKLINNTANL
- a CDS encoding predicted protein, which translates into the protein MRFRMLPRSLKRHVREALHLPKRRTSFNLEDYFPSTEDTIASTAPTTSTFSTDTAMTITSIFNLERDIHQSQLNNKAESTVDTCNSGCSNCRLNHIERSVPADHSFKDDKCDKPNHSSGVGLDAYPLPENVPRYEFDFNHVFDRCLKEIQDVMKHFNDSSHEVSSEPGATEILNRVAIPYGRYHIDGRLQRKERDTILVSDSDSKFRAEATNPRNSYVAYVLNVNHAFDHLFNEFKELTEVVGKYICESVSETVVQSDTQFETKPTSQEEATYPVYDSVGSIVCQFELTNTDGDNSTSTIASTTADTFSIPTNFFKEEVDDSTIPTDPVPWKVDVLPTKTMQKQTQSQFGQESDVQSTSNPISNPISTKENTETTPEMKSTTVKNNILSWMPRAKLHWRQQTQASTHASQNYKEEFKKLEALIKEQHELLYDEKLDTATRKLIQKKILEYVERKEELQQKLNSP
- a CDS encoding predicted protein, whose protein sequence is MVTILVHKFAARGLPHLKYSLLVKTINASGMLVVLMLVAMLFCRYMDQTKSKCFHGVILNCDSNSQLDLEAQIESHEASFDVAVTVAHSTGSNASGAHSVPVPRVSHPKRSQQVAIVELRTQALRLNYPPQMERYLSNKRLYDGLIRYKRRSNRVEVLPSIPECTPIRRSLFG